GCCTTCCTGGCCGATGACGGCAGCATCGTCAACATCGCGGACATGCCGCCGCGCAGCGAGGCCTCCCACTGCCCGACCAAGCCGGTGCGGCTGGCGCTGGAGATGAACCAGGGCTGGTTCGCCAAGCGGGGCCTGAAGGCGGGCAGCCGCATCGGTGGCGAAGGTTTCGGTCCGGCTGCTTCAGTGGGGCGTTGAGGGCTACATATTCCGATTCGACATAAGCATTCTATTTATATGTAGTTTGCTTATAAGAGGCGGATCCCTAGAGTGGCGACCTTCGTTGCCATTCCTGGACTTCGCCTCGACATGACCTGGTTCCCCTTCGACTGGACTGCCACGCTGGCCGGCTTCGGCATCGGCCTGATCGTCGGCATCACCGGCGTGGGCGGTGGCTCGCTCATGACGCCGCTGCTGATCTCGGTGTTCCACCTCGAGAAGGCCGTGGCCATCGGCACGGACCTCTGGTTCGCCGGGCTGACCAAGGTGTCCGGCTCGATCGCGCACCACCGCCACGGCCACGTCGACTACAAGATCACCACGCTGCTGCTGGCCGGCAGCATCCCCGCGTCGATCGGCACCACCGCCTGGATGCACATGGTCGGCATGAGCAAGCAGGCCGACAGCGCATTGAGCTTCGCGCTGGGCATCGCACTGGTGCTGACCGCGATCACCATCATCCTGCGCCCGGTGTGGCACCGCGTCGGCCTGTGGCTGGAGCGCTGGATCACCGACGCCCGCCGCCCCTGGCTGACCGTGGCCTGCGGCGCGCTGCTGGGCGTGATGGTGTCGCTCAGTTCCATCGGTGCCGGCGCGCTGGGCGCCACGCTGATCCTGCTGATGTACCCGCGCCTGCCGATGGCCCGGCTGGTCGGCACCGACATCGCCCACGCGGTGCCGCTGACGCTGGTGGCGGGCATCGGCCACGCCACGCTGGGCAACGTCGAGTGGCTGCTGCTGCTGCAGCTGCTGATCGGCTCGGTGCCCGCGATCTGGCTGGGCGCCAGGCTGACCAGGCTGCTGCCCGACTTCTGGACCCGCCTGGCGCTGTCGACCTCGCTCCTGCTGGCCGCCAAGAAGGTGCTGCTGCTGGCCTGATGGCCGCGCCATCCCTGATTTCCTGACCCTGACGACATGTACCGCTACACCGACTTCGATCGCCAGTTCGTCCACGCCCGGGCGGCCCAGTACCGTGACCAGCTGGAGCGCAACCTCGCCGGCAGCCTGACCGACGACGAGTTCCGCCCGCTGCGTCTGCAGAACGGCTGGTACATCCAGCGCCACGCACCGATGCTGCGCGTGGCCGTGCCCTACGGTGCGATCTCCAGCGACCAGGTGCGCGCGCTGGCCGCCATCGCCCGCGACCTCGACCGCGGCTACACCCACTTCACCACGCGCCAGAACGTTCAGTTCAACTGGATCCCGCTGGTGAAGTCGGCCGACGCGATGGACCGCCTGGCCGCGGTGGACATGCACGGCATCCAGACCAGCGGCGCCTGCATCCGCAACATCACCAGCGACGCGCTGGCCGGCGTGGCCGCCGACGAGGTGGTCGACCCGCGCCCCTACGCCGAAGTGCTGCGTCAGTGGAGCACGCTGCACCCCGAGTTCGCCTTCCTGCCGCGCAAGTTCAAGATCGCCATCTCCGGCGCGCGCGAGGACCGGGCCGCCATCGCCTGGCATGACGTGGGCCTGGAGCTGCAGCGCAACGCCGCCGGCGAGGTGGGCTTCCGCGTGCTGGTGGGCGGCGGCATGGGCCGCACCCCCATCGTGGGCAGCGAGATCCGTGCCTTCGTGCCCTGGCAGCAGATCCTGCTGTACCTGGAGGCCGTGGTGCGCGTCTACAACCGCTTCGGCCGGCGCGACAACCTCTACAAGGCGCGCATCAAGATCCTGGTGAAGGCCGAGGGGCAGAAGTACTTCGACGCGGTCAACGCGGAGTTCGACAAGATCCTCAGCCGCGACGTTCACGGCGCCTCGCAGCTCATCCCGCAGGCCGAGCTGGACCGCGTCGCCGCCAGCTTCGCCCGCCCGGCCGGTGTCCAGCCGCGTGCCGACGTGCCGCTGGCCGCCGACGCCCCGCTGGCGCTGCGCCGCTGGGCGGAGCGCAACGTGCATGCCCACCAGGTGGCCGGCTACCGGGCCGTGACCCTGTCGGTCAAGCGCGCCGGCCAGCCGCCGGGGGACGTCAGCGATGCCCAGATGGACGCTGCCGCCGATCTGGCCGACCGTTTCAGCCTGGGTGAGTTGCGCGTCACCCACGACCAGAACCTGCTGCTGCCCTGGGTGAAGAGCGACGACCTGGCTGCGCTGTACGAGGCCGCCAAGGCCGCCGGCTATGCCACGCCCAACATCGGCCTGGTCACCGACATGATCGCCTGCCCGGGCGGTGACTTCTGCGCGCTGGCCAACGCCCGCTCCATCCCGGTGGCCCAGGAGCTGACCGAGCGCCTGGCCGACCTGGACGAGGTGTTCGACCTCGGCGACATCGACCTGCACATCAGCGGCTGCATCAACTCCTGCGGCCACCACCACAGCGGCCACATCGGCATCCTCGGCGTCGACAAGGACGGCACCGAGTGGTACCAGGTCACCCTCGGCGGATCCGATGGCTCCAGCCACGCGCCCACCGCGGTGGCTGGCAAGGTGATCGGCCCCTCCTTTGCCGCCAGCGAGATCGCCGATGCGGTGGAGGCCATCCTCGACACCTACCGTGCGCAGCGCCACGGCGGCGAGAAGTTCATCGACGCCGTCAAACGCCTGGGGCTGGAACCCTTCAAGGCCGCGGCCAACGCCTGCCGCACCACCACCGCCCGCCACGGCGAGACCGCTGAAGCCGCTGCAGCCTGATCGACCAGGCCAAAAGACAAGAAGACAAGACCTGACCCCATCATGAAGTTCATCGACACCCACCACGACGCCTGGCACACCGCCGGGGGCGAAGACGGCCCGATCCCGCACCCCGCGGCGAAGGAAGGCCTGCTGTTGACGCTGGAGCAGTGGCATGCCGTGCGCGAGACCTGGCCTGCCGGGCTGCGCACCGGTGTCACGCTGGCCAACACCGTGGACATCGAGACCCTGGAGGCGGACCTGCCGCGCCTGTCGCTGGTGGCCCTGCAGTTTCCGAAGTGGATCGACGGCCGCGCCTACAGCCAGGCCCATGTGCTGCGCGTGCGCCTGGGCTACCGCGGCGAGGTCCGCGCCACCGGCGACGTGCTGGTGGACATGCTGCCGCTGCTGCAGCGCACCGGCTTCGACGCGGTGCAGCTGCGACGCGACCAGTCGGTGGACGCGGCCGAGAGGGCACTGGGGTTCTTTGCCGGGCATTACCAGCGCGATGCGCTGGAGCGCCGCCCGCTGTTCGCCCGCCCGGCCGAGGAGGCCATGCGCGAAGCCGAGTTCCTGCAGGAAGGAGCCTCCATATGAGCGCCATCGGGTTGTACGCCCGTGCCACCGCCGGCTTCGACGATCGCCTGGCCACGACGTTGCAGATCCTGCGCGACGCTGCCGCAGCCCACCCCGGCCGCATCGTGCTGGCCACCAGTCTGGGGGCTGAAGACCAGGTGCTGACCGACCTGATCGTGCGCCACGGACTGCCGATCGCCATCGGCACGCTGGAAACCGGCGCCCTGCACCCGCAGACCGCCGAGCTGATCGGCCGCACCGAAGCCCGGTATGCCGACCAGGGCCTGAAGATCGAGGTCTATCGGCCGAAAACCGAGGCCGTGATCGAATTTGTACGGAACAACGGCGAGCGGGCGATGTACGAGAGCATCGACCTGCGCAAGGCCTGCTGCGGCATCCGCAAGCTGGAGCCGCTGGCGCGCATGCTGGCCGAGCGCAGCGCCTGGGTGACCGGCCTGCGCCGCGAGCAGAGCGACGCGCGCGGCGTGGTCGCCGCCCTGGGCACCGACGACCAGGGCCGTGTCAAGGTGAACGCCCTGGTGGACTGGACCTGGGCCGACGTGTGGCACTACATCAGCACTTTCGAAGTGCCCTACAACCCGCTGCACGACGAATTCATGCCCAGCATCGGCTGCGCGCCCTGCACCCGCGCCATCGCGGTGGGCGAACCCTTCCGCGCCGGGCGCTGGTGGTGGGAGGACGAGAAGGCCAAGGAGTGCGGACTGCATGTGTCCCAGGCCCCTGCCGCCGGTGCTTCCGCTGACCTGCCCGCTGTCTCCGCCCTGCCCCCTCGCTGAGCCGAGCCCAACCCATCTCACCCTCGCCATGAACGCCCCCATGTCCCTGACGAACCTGCTCCCCGAGGTGGACCACCGCCACCTCGATGCCCTGGAAGAAGAGGCCATCTTCATCCTGCGTGAAGTCGCCGGCGCCTTCGAGCGCCCTGGCCTGCTGTTCTCCAGCGGCAAGGACTCCTGCGTCGTCCTGCACCTGGCCGAGAAGGCCTTCAAGCGCAAGATCAGCCAGGAGGGTGAACGCCCGCGCTTTGCCGGCAAGCTGCCCTTCCCGCTGGTGCACGTGGACACCGGCCACAACTTTCCGGAGGTCACCCGCTTCCGTGACGAGCGCGTCGCCGAGATGGGCGAGCGCCTGATCGTCGGCCACCTGGAGGATTCGATCCGCAATGGCACGATCCGCCTGGCCCACCCGCTGGAGTCGCGCAACGGCCACCAGACGGTGACGCTGCTGGAGACCATCGAAGAGCACCGCTTCGACTGCATGATCGGCGGCGCCCGGCGTGACGAGGAGAAGGCGCGTGCCAAGGAGCGCATCTTCAGCCACCGCGACGCCTTCGGCCAGTGGCAGCCCAAGGAGCAACGCCCCGAGCTGTGGACACTGTTCAACACCCGCATCAAGCCGGGCGAACACTTCCGCGCCTTCCCGATCAGCAACTGGACAGAGCTGGACGTGTGGCTGTACATCGCCCGCGAGAACATCCCGCTGCCCAGCATCTACTACACCCACAAGCGCGAGATCTACCGCAAGAAGGGTCTGCTGGTGCCGGTGACCGAGGTGACGCCGCCGGAGGCCGACGACCTGATCGAGACGGTGGACGTGCGCTTCCGCACCGTGGGCGACATGACCTGCACCTGCCCGGTGGAAAGCCTAGCCAGCACCACCGCCGACATCGTCGCCGAGACGCTGCAGGTCACCGTGAGCGAGCGCGGTGCCACCCGCATGGACGACCGCACCTCCGAGGCCTCGATGGAGCGCCGCAAGAAAGAAGGCTATTTCTGAGCCCCCACGCTCACTGGCGCTCGCTGCCCCCCGAGGGGGCGCATGCAGCGGACCGGCAAAGCCGGATCCACGCATGACCTCGATGAATACGGATTTCAGCCATGACCATTGAACACCTCGACGCCGGCGAAGAGCTGGCCCACAAGGCGCTGCGCTTCCTGACCGCCGGCAGCGTCGACGACGGCAAGAGCACGCTGATCGGCCGCCTGCTGTTCGACAGCCGCGGCATCCTGGCCGACAAGCTCGATGCGCTGGAGAAGCGCGCCGCGGGTGCCCCGATCGACCTGTCGCTGCTGACCGACGGTCTGGAGGCCGAGCGCGAGCAGGGCATCACCATCGACGTGGCCTACCAGTACTTCGCGACCAAGAAGCGCAAGTTCATCATCGCCGACGCCCCGGGCCACGAGCAGTACACCCGCAACATGGTGACCGCTGCCGCCGGCAGCGACGCCGCCGTGGTGCTGGTGGACATCACCAAGCTGGACGTGTCCGCCGCCGACGTGCCGCTGCTGCCGCAGACGCGACGCCACAGCCTGCTGGCGCGCCTGCTGCGCGTGCCCACCCTCGTGTTTGCCGTCAACAAGCTGGACGCGATCACCGAGAACACCCAGGCTGCGTTCGAGAACGTGGCCCGCGCGTTGACCAAGTTCGCCGACGAGGCGGGCATCGTCGTCAAGGGCATCGTCCCGGTGTCCGCCCTGCGCGGCGACAACGTGGCGACGCCCTCGGCCAACTGGACCTGGTACAGCGGCCCGACGCTGCTGCAGATCCTGGAAGGCCTGCCCGTCACCGACGAGGCGCACGACGGCAACCTGCTCGTCCCTGTCCAGTACGTGGCGCGGGATGAAGGCATGGGCACCGGCCACCAGCACCGCGTGATGTGGGGCCGCATCGCCCACGGCAGCGTCCAGGCCGGTGACACGGTGCAGATCTTCCCCAGCGGCGAGACCGCCATCGTGGCCGCCGTGCGCCACGCGGGCTCCGACGTGGACCGCTGCACCGCCGGCCAGTCCGCCGGCATCGTGCTGGACCGCCAGGTGGACGTGTCGCGCGGCGACTGGATCTTCACCCCCGGCAGCGCCAGCGTGAAGCAGGAGTTCGCGGCCACCCTGGCCTGGCTGGACACCGAGCCCGCCGTGATCGGCCGCAAGTACTGGCTGCGCCACGGCAACCGTTGGGTGCAGGCGCGCATCACCTCGATCGACCACCGGCTGGACATCCACTCGCTGGAAGAAGTCGATGCCCACCAGCTCGGCGTCAACGAGATCGGCCGGGTGCAACTGCAGACCCAGCAGCCGCTGCCGGTGGAGAACTACGCCGCCAACCGCGCTGCCGGGGCGCTGATCGTGGTCGACCCCACCACCAACCGCACCAGCGGCGCCCTGTTGGTGGGCGATGCGGCGGGCGGGACGACGCGGCGCGCGGCCTGAGACCAAGCTTGAGATCGATCAAGATGGTTGACTGGCGCTGTCGGAAATCGGCCCTCCTCAGGGCATGATCACGCGATGGCCACCGTCATCTTCATCGGCGCCGGACCCGGCGCCACCGATCTCATCACCCTGCGCGGCGCCCGCTGGCTCGGCAAAGCCGATGTGGTGCTGTTCGATGCCCTCACTGACCCGGAACTGCGCGACATGGCGCCCCACGCCGAATGGATCGATGTCGGCAAACGCGGTTATGCCCATGCGATGGCACAGGAGCGCATCAATGCCCTCCTGGTGGAGCATGGCAGCCGCAGCGACATCGCGGTGGTCGCCCGCCTCAAGGGCGGCGACCCCAACCTGTTCGGCCGACTGGAGGAGGAGCTGATCGCCCTCGACCAGGCCGGCATCTCCTGCGAGGTGGTGCCCGGCGTGACCTCTGCCATCGCCGCAGCGGCGGGGACCCACCGGCCGCTGACGCGCCGGGGGGTGGGCCGCAGCGTGAGCTTCGCCACCGCCATGACCCGCTCCGGCGAGGTCCAGGGCTGCCGCAGTGCCGACACCGAGGTGTTCTACATGGCCGGCCAGAAGCTGGCGATCCTGGCCGAGCAGCTGCTGCAGGTCGGCTGGCCGGTCGACACGGCGGTGCTGCTGGTGTCCGACGCCGGCACTCGCCAGGAGCAGGCCAGCGAGACCTCGGTGGGCCGCCTGGCGTCTGCGGGAGAACGGCACGCGGGCCGACCGACGGTGGTGATCGTGGGGGCCGGTGCGCGGCCGGTGCTGGCCCGCGATGCCGTGGTCGGCAACCTGCTGCCTCCCAGTGGTGCGGCAGCTTGATCCCTGTCATGTGAACACCGGCGCAGAGTCCGTCCCGTCGCCTTGCCCTTTGACCGTCACGTCCCTTCCGGACCTTTAAAATTCACAAGTTTTGTCCGCAGCGGCCCGCAACCGGCGTGGCGCGGCAGGCAGTCGGTTTCACTTTCACTTTCACGCTCATTCCCATGACTCACGTCGTCCTCGAAGCCTGCATCCGCTGCAAGTACACCGACTGTGTGGACGTCTGCCCCGTCGACTGCTTCCGCGAAGGCCCCAACTTCCTCGCCATCGATCCGGACGAGTGCATCGACTGCGCCGTCTGCATCCCCGAATGCCCGGTGGGCGCCATCCTGCCGGAGGAGGATGTGCCGGCCGACCAGCAGAACTACATCGCGCTCAACGCCGAACTGGCCAAGGGCTGGCCGAGCATCACCAAACGCAAGGACCCGCTGCCCGACCACGCCGAGTGGAAGGACCGCACCGGCAAACTCGGCGAACTCAAGCGTTGAAGCACTGATCCCCCAGCCTCTGGCAGCCTTGGCGCCCGTGGACCCGTCCAGCGACGCCACCGTGGTCGAAACCGACGCGGTGGTCATCGGCGCCGGTCCGGTGGGGCTGTGGCAGGTGTTCCAGTGCGGCCTGCTCGGCCTGCGCTGCCATGTCGTGGACGTGCTGCCGGAAGTGGGCGGCCAGTGCATCGAGCTCTACGCCGACAAGCTGCTCTACGACATCCCCGGCCTGCCGCCCACCTGCGGCCGCGACTTTGCCGCCCAGCTGCAGCAGCAGGTGCAGCCCTTCGAGCCGGTGTTCCACCTGGGTTGCCAGGTCACCGCACTCACCCGGCAGGCCGACGGCCGCTTCGACCTCTCCACCAGCGGCTGCAGCCAGGTGCTGCGCTGCCGGCATGTGTTCATTGCCGCAGGGGTCGGCGCCTTCCTGCCGCGCAAGCTGACCCTGGCCGGGCTGGACCGGTACGCGCCTGCGTCGGTCACCTACCACCAGCTGCCCACCGACGGTGTGAGCGGCCGCCACGTCGTGATCGTCGGGGGTGAAGACGCCGCCCTGCAGATGGCGGTGGACCTGGCCTCCGGCAGCGACGGCCGCAGCGACAACGACCGCCCCGCCTCGGTCACGCTGCTGCACCGCCGCGACCAGTTCAGCAGCGACGACGGCATCCTGCTTGCCCGCTTCGACCTGCTGCGGCGCAGCGGCTTGCTGCAGGTCTGCATCGGTCAACCGGTGGAGCCGGTTGAATCGGATGGGCCTGGCGGCCCCGTGCTGGCGGGCCTGCGCATCGCACCGCCGGAAGGCGACGAGTTCACCTTGCCGCTGGACCGGCTGATCGTCTGCCTCGGCCTCAGCCCGCGGCTGGGCCCCATCGCCGACTGGGGCCTGGTGATGGAGCGCAAACAGCTGACGGTGGACACCGCCCGCTTCGAGACCTCGGTGCCCGGCATCCATGCGGTGGGCGACGTGGTCACCTACCCCGGCAAACGCAAGCTCATCGCCTGCGGCTTCCACGAAGCCATCCTGGCCGCCTTCGCCGCCGCCGAGCGCGACCGCGGCGGCCCGGTGCCGCTGGAATACACCACCAGCAGCAAGACCCTTCAGGGTCGCCTGGGTGTACGGGATTCCGTAACAAACGCGTCATAATCACGCCCGGCCTGCAGAGATCCCTCTCGTGCAGGCCATCCGCTAGGGGTGTTGCGGCGACCACCGGTTGCTGCGACTGAGAAAGTCCCTTTGAACCTGATTGAGGTAATCCTCGCGCAGGGAAGCATCTGTCGACGCCGCAGCCCCTCCCTCGGGCCTGCGCGGTCCACGGACCGCCGACCTGCCATCGCACGCTGCATTCACGATGGCACATCCGCTCCTGAACCTTTTTTCCCATCCTTCCCACCCGGGCGATCTCCCTTGCCCGCTTCGCGCCATGGCGTACGCCGCGCTGCTGGCCTGCGCCGGCCCGGCCATGGCCCAGACGACTTCACCGGCCACACAGGCCACACTGGCTCCCCAGGCCTCAACTGCAGCGCCAGTGCCGCAGGCCGCCCTTGACACCGTCACCATCACCGGCCGCAACAGCGCACCGGCCGTCTCCGGCTTTGGTGACCAGCCGCTGGCCACCACGCCGATCTCGGCCAGCCGCTACGGCGAAGCCGAACTGGCGGAGCAAGGCGTCACCCGCCTGTCCGGCCTCACCGGGCTGAACGCCTCGGTCAGCGACGCCTACAACACCACCGGCTACTGGGACTACCTCACGGTGCGCGGCTTCCTGCTCGACAACCGCTTCAACTACCGCCGCGACGGCCTGCCGGTCAACGCCGAAACCAGCCTGCCGCTGGCCAACAAGTCCGGCGTCGAACTGCTGCGCGGCAGCAGCGGCATCCAGGCCGGCACCAGCGCACCGGGCGGCCTGGTCAACCTGCTGGTCAAGCGGCCGGACCGCGACCTCACCCGCTTCCACCTCGGCTGGGCCGAGGGCGGTCGCGTCGGCGCCCAGGCGGACGTCTCGCGCCGGCTGGGCGAGGCCGGCGAATTCGGCCTGCGCGGCAACCTGCTGGTCGAACGCCTGGACACCCCCACACAAAACACCCGCGGCCAGCGCCACGTCGCCGCCCTGGCGGCCGACTGGCGCGGCCCGGGCGGCAGCCTGCTGGAGGCCGAAGTCGAACACAGCCGCCAGCGCCAGCCCAGCGTGCCGGGCTTCAGCATGCTCGGGAACAGCATCCCCTCCCCGGCCGATCCGCGCATCAACCTCAACAACCAGGCCTGGTCGCAGCCGGTG
The Sphaerotilus microaerophilus DNA segment above includes these coding regions:
- a CDS encoding sulfite exporter TauE/SafE family protein; the protein is MTWFPFDWTATLAGFGIGLIVGITGVGGGSLMTPLLISVFHLEKAVAIGTDLWFAGLTKVSGSIAHHRHGHVDYKITTLLLAGSIPASIGTTAWMHMVGMSKQADSALSFALGIALVLTAITIILRPVWHRVGLWLERWITDARRPWLTVACGALLGVMVSLSSIGAGALGATLILLMYPRLPMARLVGTDIAHAVPLTLVAGIGHATLGNVEWLLLLQLLIGSVPAIWLGARLTRLLPDFWTRLALSTSLLLAAKKVLLLA
- a CDS encoding nitrite/sulfite reductase, whose product is MYRYTDFDRQFVHARAAQYRDQLERNLAGSLTDDEFRPLRLQNGWYIQRHAPMLRVAVPYGAISSDQVRALAAIARDLDRGYTHFTTRQNVQFNWIPLVKSADAMDRLAAVDMHGIQTSGACIRNITSDALAGVAADEVVDPRPYAEVLRQWSTLHPEFAFLPRKFKIAISGAREDRAAIAWHDVGLELQRNAAGEVGFRVLVGGGMGRTPIVGSEIRAFVPWQQILLYLEAVVRVYNRFGRRDNLYKARIKILVKAEGQKYFDAVNAEFDKILSRDVHGASQLIPQAELDRVAASFARPAGVQPRADVPLAADAPLALRRWAERNVHAHQVAGYRAVTLSVKRAGQPPGDVSDAQMDAAADLADRFSLGELRVTHDQNLLLPWVKSDDLAALYEAAKAAGYATPNIGLVTDMIACPGGDFCALANARSIPVAQELTERLADLDEVFDLGDIDLHISGCINSCGHHHSGHIGILGVDKDGTEWYQVTLGGSDGSSHAPTAVAGKVIGPSFAASEIADAVEAILDTYRAQRHGGEKFIDAVKRLGLEPFKAAANACRTTTARHGETAEAAAA
- a CDS encoding DUF934 domain-containing protein codes for the protein MKFIDTHHDAWHTAGGEDGPIPHPAAKEGLLLTLEQWHAVRETWPAGLRTGVTLANTVDIETLEADLPRLSLVALQFPKWIDGRAYSQAHVLRVRLGYRGEVRATGDVLVDMLPLLQRTGFDAVQLRRDQSVDAAERALGFFAGHYQRDALERRPLFARPAEEAMREAEFLQEGASI
- a CDS encoding phosphoadenylyl-sulfate reductase, with amino-acid sequence MSAIGLYARATAGFDDRLATTLQILRDAAAAHPGRIVLATSLGAEDQVLTDLIVRHGLPIAIGTLETGALHPQTAELIGRTEARYADQGLKIEVYRPKTEAVIEFVRNNGERAMYESIDLRKACCGIRKLEPLARMLAERSAWVTGLRREQSDARGVVAALGTDDQGRVKVNALVDWTWADVWHYISTFEVPYNPLHDEFMPSIGCAPCTRAIAVGEPFRAGRWWWEDEKAKECGLHVSQAPAAGASADLPAVSALPPR
- the cysD gene encoding sulfate adenylyltransferase subunit CysD; amino-acid sequence: MNAPMSLTNLLPEVDHRHLDALEEEAIFILREVAGAFERPGLLFSSGKDSCVVLHLAEKAFKRKISQEGERPRFAGKLPFPLVHVDTGHNFPEVTRFRDERVAEMGERLIVGHLEDSIRNGTIRLAHPLESRNGHQTVTLLETIEEHRFDCMIGGARRDEEKARAKERIFSHRDAFGQWQPKEQRPELWTLFNTRIKPGEHFRAFPISNWTELDVWLYIARENIPLPSIYYTHKREIYRKKGLLVPVTEVTPPEADDLIETVDVRFRTVGDMTCTCPVESLASTTADIVAETLQVTVSERGATRMDDRTSEASMERRKKEGYF
- a CDS encoding sulfate adenylyltransferase subunit 1 → MTIEHLDAGEELAHKALRFLTAGSVDDGKSTLIGRLLFDSRGILADKLDALEKRAAGAPIDLSLLTDGLEAEREQGITIDVAYQYFATKKRKFIIADAPGHEQYTRNMVTAAAGSDAAVVLVDITKLDVSAADVPLLPQTRRHSLLARLLRVPTLVFAVNKLDAITENTQAAFENVARALTKFADEAGIVVKGIVPVSALRGDNVATPSANWTWYSGPTLLQILEGLPVTDEAHDGNLLVPVQYVARDEGMGTGHQHRVMWGRIAHGSVQAGDTVQIFPSGETAIVAAVRHAGSDVDRCTAGQSAGIVLDRQVDVSRGDWIFTPGSASVKQEFAATLAWLDTEPAVIGRKYWLRHGNRWVQARITSIDHRLDIHSLEEVDAHQLGVNEIGRVQLQTQQPLPVENYAANRAAGALIVVDPTTNRTSGALLVGDAAGGTTRRAA
- the cobA gene encoding uroporphyrinogen-III C-methyltransferase, whose translation is MATVIFIGAGPGATDLITLRGARWLGKADVVLFDALTDPELRDMAPHAEWIDVGKRGYAHAMAQERINALLVEHGSRSDIAVVARLKGGDPNLFGRLEEELIALDQAGISCEVVPGVTSAIAAAAGTHRPLTRRGVGRSVSFATAMTRSGEVQGCRSADTEVFYMAGQKLAILAEQLLQVGWPVDTAVLLVSDAGTRQEQASETSVGRLASAGERHAGRPTVVIVGAGARPVLARDAVVGNLLPPSGAAA
- the fdxA gene encoding ferredoxin FdxA, which gives rise to MTHVVLEACIRCKYTDCVDVCPVDCFREGPNFLAIDPDECIDCAVCIPECPVGAILPEEDVPADQQNYIALNAELAKGWPSITKRKDPLPDHAEWKDRTGKLGELKR
- a CDS encoding NAD(P)/FAD-dependent oxidoreductase, translating into MDPSSDATVVETDAVVIGAGPVGLWQVFQCGLLGLRCHVVDVLPEVGGQCIELYADKLLYDIPGLPPTCGRDFAAQLQQQVQPFEPVFHLGCQVTALTRQADGRFDLSTSGCSQVLRCRHVFIAAGVGAFLPRKLTLAGLDRYAPASVTYHQLPTDGVSGRHVVIVGGEDAALQMAVDLASGSDGRSDNDRPASVTLLHRRDQFSSDDGILLARFDLLRRSGLLQVCIGQPVEPVESDGPGGPVLAGLRIAPPEGDEFTLPLDRLIVCLGLSPRLGPIADWGLVMERKQLTVDTARFETSVPGIHAVGDVVTYPGKRKLIACGFHEAILAAFAAAERDRGGPVPLEYTTSSKTLQGRLGVRDSVTNAS